A genomic stretch from Thermoplasmata archaeon includes:
- a CDS encoding HemK2/MTQ2 family protein methyltransferase, which produces MEFDPRLVIEERPGVYPPSEDSRLLLEAVSLGHGDRFLEIGTGTGLVAVHAARRVRAVATDANPDAVGLARANARRNRVELAVVRTDLAAGVRGPFDVVAFNPPYLDGQPLDALDGAWAGGQQGSEVSLRFLADLPRILARSGRAYLLLSRTNAAARIEARKAFRARAVARRRLFFEELEVLELTRRDPSQASRTSRSSGRSRVS; this is translated from the coding sequence GTGGAATTCGACCCGCGTCTCGTGATCGAGGAGCGTCCGGGCGTGTACCCGCCGAGCGAGGACTCCCGGCTGCTCCTCGAGGCCGTGTCGCTCGGGCACGGGGACCGGTTCCTGGAGATCGGCACGGGCACGGGACTCGTGGCCGTGCACGCGGCGCGACGGGTGCGGGCCGTGGCCACGGACGCGAACCCCGATGCCGTCGGGCTTGCCCGCGCAAACGCGCGCCGGAACCGGGTGGAGCTCGCGGTCGTCCGGACCGACCTCGCGGCCGGCGTGAGAGGACCCTTCGACGTAGTCGCGTTCAACCCGCCCTATCTGGACGGGCAGCCCCTCGACGCCCTGGACGGGGCCTGGGCTGGCGGTCAGCAGGGGAGCGAAGTCTCCCTACGTTTCCTGGCCGACCTTCCCCGGATCTTGGCCCGCAGCGGGCGCGCGTACCTCCTGCTCAGCCGCACCAACGCGGCGGCGCGGATAGAGGCGCGCAAGGCCTTTCGTGCGCGTGCGGTGGCCCGGCGGAGGCTGTTCTTCGAGGAGCTCGAGGTCCTCGAACTCACGCGCCGAGATCCTTCACAAGCTTCCCGGACTTCCAGATCATCCGGACGTTCTCGGGTTTCGTGA
- a CDS encoding amidohydrolase family protein, whose amino-acid sequence MRNACVVFDGPTITYAGGIESAPNPAQGMKTHRVPAIMPGMWDCHGHLMGLRTTNIEDGARTPVGVMAARVTADAARGLLAGFTSVREVGGLGIFLARAIDEGSIPGPHVYPAGGMISPTGGHGDLHSFPLEFTRDVLERTQLSALADGVPECLKAVRSMLRLNARVIKICASGGVASEVDSPIHQEFSREELHAIVEEATRAERIVAAHCHGKPGILAALEAGCRTIEHGTYLDEEAADLFLEKDAILVPTRFIIDRLAKSAAAMGSPEYILRKIVPVVGRHEQALRLAIRKGVRIAVGTDIITSGVTGYADWGQNAFELTYLQEAGMKPLQAIEAATATGPLTLGAQAPKSGQLREGYDADILALAKSPVSDLSVLTKPENVRMIWKSGKLVKDLGA is encoded by the coding sequence GTGAGGAACGCGTGCGTGGTCTTCGACGGACCCACGATCACGTACGCCGGAGGGATCGAAAGCGCGCCAAACCCGGCGCAGGGGATGAAGACGCATCGCGTCCCGGCCATCATGCCGGGGATGTGGGATTGTCACGGGCACCTCATGGGCCTACGGACCACGAACATCGAGGACGGCGCGCGCACGCCCGTGGGAGTCATGGCCGCCCGAGTGACGGCGGACGCGGCTCGCGGCCTCCTGGCGGGGTTCACGAGCGTGCGCGAGGTCGGAGGCCTCGGGATCTTCCTCGCGCGAGCCATCGACGAGGGGAGCATTCCGGGACCCCACGTCTACCCGGCGGGCGGCATGATTTCTCCGACCGGCGGCCACGGCGATCTCCACTCCTTCCCCTTGGAGTTCACCCGCGACGTCCTCGAACGCACCCAGCTGAGCGCCCTCGCGGACGGTGTCCCCGAGTGCCTGAAGGCCGTCCGGTCCATGCTTCGCCTGAACGCGCGCGTGATCAAGATCTGCGCCTCGGGCGGCGTGGCGAGCGAGGTGGATTCTCCGATCCACCAGGAGTTCTCCCGGGAGGAACTCCATGCGATCGTCGAGGAGGCGACCCGCGCGGAGCGGATCGTGGCGGCCCACTGCCATGGGAAGCCGGGCATCCTGGCGGCCCTCGAGGCCGGCTGCAGGACGATCGAGCACGGGACCTACCTCGACGAGGAGGCGGCGGACCTGTTCCTGGAGAAGGATGCGATCTTGGTGCCCACCCGGTTCATCATCGACCGGCTCGCGAAGTCGGCCGCAGCCATGGGATCGCCGGAGTACATCCTGCGGAAGATCGTGCCCGTGGTCGGGCGCCACGAACAGGCGCTCCGCCTCGCGATCCGGAAGGGCGTGCGCATCGCCGTCGGCACGGACATCATCACGAGCGGCGTCACGGGGTACGCGGATTGGGGTCAGAACGCGTTCGAACTCACGTACCTCCAGGAGGCCGGCATGAAACCGCTCCAGGCCATCGAGGCGGCCACGGCCACGGGGCCGCTGACCCTGGGGGCACAGGCCCCTAAATCGGGGCAGCTGCGGGAGGGCTACGACGCGGACATCCTCGCGCTCGCGAAGAGCCCGGTCTCGGACCTGTCCGTCCTCACGAAACCCGAGAACGTCCGGATGATCTGGAAGTCCGGGAAGCTTGTGAAGGATCTCGGCGCGTGA